Within the Centroberyx gerrardi isolate f3 unplaced genomic scaffold, fCenGer3.hap1.cur.20231027 Scaffold_61, whole genome shotgun sequence genome, the region GAGGTGTTAGTCATAAAAACACTAAGAACAAGtagcacaataataaaacaatatataaaataagcaataaaacataaaacaacaaacacagtaataaaacataacaatgaaaaataagataaaacaatacaaacaaacgGTGTAGAAAAGGTAAGATGGGATCACAGGAAAGCTAAAAGTGCGTTTTAAGAAGAGAGGTAAGGAGTCGCCATTTTCAGTGAGTCTGTTGTGTATGAACTCCTGTTACAAAAGAAGGGATTGTTGTTTCTCTAACAGTGGGGTcgtaaaattgtgtgtgtgtgtagacacaatTATGAGATTTCACTCTTTCAAAAAGCATACTGCATAGTCGGCTTTATTAAAGATTTCTCCCTTACACAACATATTGAATATGAATAACACCACAACTGGTTtcaacttaacgttagctatctgaTAGCTCTAGTAATGTCAGCAGGCTAGTTCATACTAGCAAAGACTTCTGTCTAGTAACAAAGTCAACTGAAATATGTAACAAATGAAAACTGCAAAGTTCTTATAACACTTTTTTATAACAcaaaaaactacatatcaagtaaaatcaagttttatcaAGTACAAATTGATGCAAAGGGAACTCTAATTTCCACATTGTGCTCCGCTGTACTGCTGTGACATCATACTGCTGTGACATCATACTGCTGTGACATCATACTGCTGTGAAGTCAGCTGTTTGTCGGAGAACTTGTGCGGAGTCACGGATCAGTAGGCGGCactcttaaaggtgctatatgtaacattaaacattaatatatcattgtctAATTAATTGTaacaccttggtataattactgtaaacaaatgaaaccacGGAGTAGATGATGCTTTACGACCACGTTTCCCATAAATCTCaatgcttcctgtcacaaagatgTGCTATTTGTCCCCACTTCCCCTCCCTGGCCTTTTTTGCTTCTTCAAAGGTGAagtactttctctttctctttacagAAGACGATAAACaagttggaagtgatttttccacaGGCCTTTCTCTCATTACACCATCTGCCACTGACAGCTCCCgcctcctgttttgtgccgtaaatcaACCTCCTTTGTGGCGTaaagtagaggctggtagaggctgccaatcttttcggcgatggtcttgtttgtttacagtaaaggtactaatgtctcaaaattactgtggcaatgatttattgatgttaaaattctACACACAGCTCCTTTAAGCAGTTCAGATGCACCGGTGTTTGTTCAGCGTCGATAAATAAGTGAAGTTTTTCTTGCACTGTTGACAGCCGTACGGTTTTTCTCCGGTGTGCCTCCGCTTGTGCACCATGAGGCTCTGAAGTGTGGCGTAGCGTTTCTCGCACTGCGGACAGCCAtacggtttctctcctgtgtgacTGCGCTGATGCACTGTGCAGTTCTGAAAAGTCGCAAAGCGTTTCTCACACCGTGGACACTGGTAGGGTTTCTCTCCGGTATGGACACGCTGGTGCACTGTGAGGTTCTGTAAAGTACGGAAGCGTTTCTCGCACTGCGGACACCAGTAAGGTTTCTCTCCGGTGTGAATACGCTGGTGAACTGAGAGAGCCTGGAGTGTGATGAAGTGTTTCCCACACTTTGGACACATGGGGAGTTTCTCTTTAGTGTGGATCCGCCGGTGAAGGTTGAAGGAACTTCTTTGACTGAAACTcctcccacattggtcacaagAATaaggtttctctccagtgtgaacACGCTGGTGATTCCTGTACGCTTCCGATTTaatgaaactcttcccacaCTGGTCGCAGTGATACGgtctctctccagtgtgaatACGCCAATGCACTTTTAAATTTTCTGCACTACAGTACGCCTTCCCGCACTGCTGGCAGACGTGACTTTTGGGTCTCTCTccgcctctgtctctgcctctccgtttcctgattggctgagaggctgtggaggggaggggcgtCTCTTGACCATCAGGACAGGAGGAAACCCGAGTCCGGGACGACCGGGACTTAaatcctgaaaaaaagaaagaaaaagaaaggatgaCAGTTAGAGGCTGATCAATATGTGTTATTCCAAGGGCCAATGCTGATGCTTAGGGGGCGGCTGATAGCTGGTAAATAACAATTTATAACTGTTACATACACAACCAGTCAAAactttggacccacctgattgaatgttctatgtttttcattctcttaaagccattttgatctaaaggcttatgcttaaatgctttaaatgagtttcttagacaaatataaatagtgaagttgatcctacgtacaaatttatttccaaagccttttgcctttccatcaaggcaaagggcggctactttaaagaatcgaATATATAACACTTTAATGGTCAcagcataattccatttgtgttatttcatagttttactgtctttactattattccaaaatgtggaaaatagtaaaaataaagaaaaatgtggtgtgtccataTGAGAATAATAAGGTTCTGAGAGTGAATCAATATGATCCGACAAAAAGTTCGGTACATCACATCCTTCTCTGAGTAAACTAACAACCATCCAATAAATCAATGTAAATGTTCCTCTGCTTTCCGACAGTAATTTACCTTTTAACTGCTGTGGGAAATGAAATCAAAGCTGTGAGCAGAGCGAACCTGAGGAGGCCGAACGAGTCGCGTCTTCCTGAGTGGAGCTTCTCttcgctcttcttctcttcttcttcttgcagATGAATTCCACTGGAGGTAAGAGGCCCAACtcctcctgagagagagagagagagagagagagagagagagagagagagagagagagagagagagagagagagagagagagagagagaattataaGCCATTATCTGTATTGCGTTAAAATATTATTAGTTAATACGCTAATGTTATCCACAGAACATTAAGTTTTCAATAGCCAGGATAACATTATgtacaaaataacaaaacattaCAGTGATATTTCTCTCACCTCTTCTGAAGAACTCATTCTGCCTTAGTGGCGAACACCAAATTCAGCTCAGCTGTTCTTCTTCacctgcaaaaaaatatttgttggTTAACAAGCTGTAGGTTTTCTGGACCAgcagtcccaagtcaagtctcaagtctcaagtctaaatatagaacagcaagtcaagtcagaacaaatcaagagtccagtatcaatttaatatcttaaagaaaactaaatatctaggacttttcaatgcaatatggttttaataggataaaaacttggtaagagcatcatgagtttgatttctataatcagtttcaacttcaataaattcaatcattccatacaaattcagaaaacagaatttaaattcaattaTTTTCCTTTACACTCccatagggctgcaactaaccaCTATATTcatctgttgtttatttttcagattaatcgattaatcatgtAGTCTATACAATgtcaataataacaacatatgTCCATCTCAGTtcccagagtccaaagtgattcttcagatttcttcctcGGTCTGACCAGCAGATTAAAAACCCAAAGGATTCATTTTATAAAGAGATGAAatagagaaaagcagcaaatcttcaaccagcaaatgtttggtgttttttacTCGATAAATGAATAAAACGATTATCGATTACTTCTGTCGATCGACTGATcaattaatcgactaatcgtttcagcactacacTCCTTCCCATCACATCTGCAGCACCGACAGACTCTAACTCTACATTTCCCCGCTGGAAATCTCCCCACACATcccactgccccccccctcccccgcatCATAATGTACAGTAGAAACCCGTCTATCAGCGATCTCATGaattatctgtctctctctcctacaaGCTGTTCTGCTGCACTCTAaacactctcttcctccctgaatCACAGATCACACCGGCTGATTTTAACTCTGATTCTAAGATTCTCGATTTGAATCTGGGCATGTCGGTCAGTCAAGATTATCTTTTAGTGTGAACAGGATCAAGACTGCTGACTGGAGCCGTTTGGCAAAAATTTCCCCcccaaacatgtttgatttagtCGGTCCGGTCCAGTCGGGTCGGGTCGAGCCAATGGAAGATATTGCCAAAAATATCGatttttgtgattatttgacagaatcttgcgattgcgatttaaactgcgattcatatcatcacaagtttttcttgtcctaATTTTTTAGacctttaaaattgtttaaagaaaaaaaaaatatgtcagtgtgcaggatttactgagtttaaATCTGAAGAAAgtttttcaccaatattgtacttgatttatggaccaaagattactccacagcactaaaacaccttgtttagaaatggattttggacgcctctctctctcttaagcaattaattgcatattgcgatttcgatattttttttcgattaattgttcattAATTTCTCATGAATTTATAAATTGCTCTAAATGGGAGTTTAGAAacggggaagaaaaagaaaataaaccattAGAGAAATCACATTTAACGCATTCAGGCCACtcaatgaactgaactgacaaTTTTTGACTGAATAATCAACTTCAATGGGGTGCCGAAATTGACGTCATTTCCGTCAGCCCTTCGTTTGACTGCCCTCTGTCAGTGTACGGGAGGTCTCTTCATATCAGCAATCTAAAAGCATATGGTTTTGATTTTGAGATATGTTGCActaagcatcaacacatctcctttggcttaatttcacaaaaatccacTCTGCATTACTTACATAAACGACAAAATTAGTTACcgaactacactacccagcatgcatttagctagtagctagctagcttcaCAGACTACGATGACTATGATGAGCCTGAACTCAGACTTTAGTGAAGTCCcactcacatctctctcttccttattAAAGGATCTGTCGAAATGAGCTGAGATGtcagtttagttttgtgtgtttgctctggaagTCTCATCCCCTCCTCACATCCTCACATCTACCGTAGGACTAACACGGTAGTAGCCTAGCATCACACATCCGAGCTAAGACAGCACAAAGTTAGCACCGAGGATCTGGAAGAAACCCGCTGACT harbors:
- the LOC144538178 gene encoding uncharacterized protein LOC144538178, with the translated sequence MSSSEEEELGLLPPVEFICKKKKRRRAKRSSTQEDATRSASSGFKSRSSRTRVSSCPDGQETPLPSTASQPIRKRRGRDRGGERPKSHVCQQCGKAYCSAENLKVHWRIHTGERPYHCDQCGKSFIKSEAYRNHQRVHTGEKPYSCDQCGRSFSQRSSFNLHRRIHTKEKLPMCPKCGKHFITLQALSVHQRIHTGEKPYWCPQCEKRFRTLQNLTVHQRVHTGEKPYQCPRCEKRFATFQNCTVHQRSHTGEKPYGCPQCEKRYATLQSLMVHKRRHTGEKPYGCQQCKKNFTYLSTLNKHRKPRDTDRPRCHRCQQCGKAYTASGSLKIHQRSHTGEKPYHCDLCGRSFINSNGYRQHQRIHTGEKPYYCEHCGRSFSQAGAFRQHQRIHTGEKPHQCTQCNKSFIRLGALQAHWRTHTGEKPHQCPQCQKSFSQLGVLQAHLRTHTGEKPYRCLQCEKCFVTFQSLSVHKRIHTGEKPYWCQLCKKNFTYSSTLRRHRCVETTEDPHCLQCGASFSLSNQPWKHKCPDLSAEPGL